The Dunckerocampus dactyliophorus isolate RoL2022-P2 chromosome 16, RoL_Ddac_1.1, whole genome shotgun sequence genome includes a window with the following:
- the tiprl gene encoding TIP41-like protein isoform X3, producing MRLVCQIQEEEKRRRRRRTRKQNSRTQQLSKHRQLHFCLEAADAGLRSTMISHGFRSSKKDFTFGPWRVTTAKNHIMKSKDIERLTEEMNLPSLPEMLFGDNILRIQHSNGFGIEFNAIDALKRVNKSEHTVKVACAQQWQESRAVSEQSQDVVRPYDWTFTTDYRGTLIGEEMQMKVTETTERINLEKLRAREQIVFFDEILLFEDELHDHGVSMISVKIRVMPTSFFLLLRFFLRVDGVMIRIHDTRLYHEAGKNYMLREFCKRESNITELKHF from the exons ATGCGTCTCGTCTGCCaaatacaagaagaagaaaaacgaagaagaagaaggaggacaCGGAAGCAGAATAGTCGTACACAGCAGTTATCCAAACACAGGCAACTACATTTTTGCCTAGAAGCAG cgGATGCCGGCCTTCGATCCACAATGATTTCACATGGTTTTAGGAGCAGCAAAAAGGACTTTACCTTTGGTCCTTGGAGAGTGACGACTGCAAAAAACCATATAATGAAATCCAAAGACATTGAACG ATTAACCGAAGAGATGAATTTACCCTCCCTCCCAGAAATGTTATTTGGCGACAACATCCTGCGCATCCAACACAGCAACGGCTTTGGCATTGAATTCAATGCCATTGATGCCCTAAAGAGAGTAAACAAATCAGAGCACACCGTCAAAGTGGCTTGTGCTCAACAATGGCAGGAGAGCAG AGCTGTTTCTGAACAGTCCCAAGATGTGGTGAGGCCGTATGACTGGACATTCACCACAGATTACAGAGGGACCCTGATTGGAGAGGAAATGCAAATGAAG GTGACTGAGACGACAGAAAGAATTAACTTGGAGAAGCTGAGAGCCCGTGAACAGATCGTGTTCTTTGATGAGATTCTTCTGTTTGAGGACGAACTGCATGACCACGGGGTCTCAATGATAAGTGTGAAAATT AGAGTGATGCCCACCAGTTTCTTCTTGTTGCTGCGGTTTTTCCTACGAGTGGATGGTGTGATGATAAGAATACATGATACCCGACTATATCATGAG GCTGGAAAGAACTACATGTTAAGAGAGTTCTGCAAAAGGGAAAGCAACATAACAGAACTGAAG
- the tiprl gene encoding TIP41-like protein isoform X4, with the protein MISHGFRSSKKDFTFGPWRVTTAKNHIMKSKDIERLTEEMNLPSLPEMLFGDNILRIQHSNGFGIEFNAIDALKRVNKSEHTVKVACAQQWQESRAVSEQSQDVVRPYDWTFTTDYRGTLIGEEMQMKVTETTERINLEKLRAREQIVFFDEILLFEDELHDHGVSMISVKIRVMPTSFFLLLRFFLRVDGVMIRIHDTRLYHEAGKNYMLREFCKRESNITELKSVPASLYTDPNEIAQHLTLKLRECEKLELPEQEAVNEDLQ; encoded by the exons ATGATTTCACATGGTTTTAGGAGCAGCAAAAAGGACTTTACCTTTGGTCCTTGGAGAGTGACGACTGCAAAAAACCATATAATGAAATCCAAAGACATTGAACG ATTAACCGAAGAGATGAATTTACCCTCCCTCCCAGAAATGTTATTTGGCGACAACATCCTGCGCATCCAACACAGCAACGGCTTTGGCATTGAATTCAATGCCATTGATGCCCTAAAGAGAGTAAACAAATCAGAGCACACCGTCAAAGTGGCTTGTGCTCAACAATGGCAGGAGAGCAG AGCTGTTTCTGAACAGTCCCAAGATGTGGTGAGGCCGTATGACTGGACATTCACCACAGATTACAGAGGGACCCTGATTGGAGAGGAAATGCAAATGAAG GTGACTGAGACGACAGAAAGAATTAACTTGGAGAAGCTGAGAGCCCGTGAACAGATCGTGTTCTTTGATGAGATTCTTCTGTTTGAGGACGAACTGCATGACCACGGGGTCTCAATGATAAGTGTGAAAATT AGAGTGATGCCCACCAGTTTCTTCTTGTTGCTGCGGTTTTTCCTACGAGTGGATGGTGTGATGATAAGAATACATGATACCCGACTATATCATGAG GCTGGAAAGAACTACATGTTAAGAGAGTTCTGCAAAAGGGAAAGCAACATAACAGAACTGAAG AGCGTCCCTGCTTCACTCTACACAGATCCTAATGAGATCGCTCAACATTTAACCTTAAAGCTAAGAGAGTGTGAGAAGTTGGAGCTTCCTGAGCAGGAGGCCGTCAATGAAGACCTTCAGTGa
- the tiprl gene encoding TIP41-like protein isoform X2 produces the protein MNDYIDHKWYFTAAEMRCLSIPKKADAGLRSTMISHGFRSSKKDFTFGPWRVTTAKNHIMKSKDIERLTEEMNLPSLPEMLFGDNILRIQHSNGFGIEFNAIDALKRVNKSEHTVKVACAQQWQESRAVSEQSQDVVRPYDWTFTTDYRGTLIGEEMQMKVTETTERINLEKLRAREQIVFFDEILLFEDELHDHGVSMISVKIRVMPTSFFLLLRFFLRVDGVMIRIHDTRLYHEAGKNYMLREFCKRESNITELKSVPASLYTDPNEIAQHLTLKLRECEKLELPEQEAVNEDLQ, from the exons ATGAATGACTACATTGATCACAAGTGGTATTTTACAGCTGCTGAGATGAGGTGCCTGAGCATCCCTAAAAAGG cgGATGCCGGCCTTCGATCCACAATGATTTCACATGGTTTTAGGAGCAGCAAAAAGGACTTTACCTTTGGTCCTTGGAGAGTGACGACTGCAAAAAACCATATAATGAAATCCAAAGACATTGAACG ATTAACCGAAGAGATGAATTTACCCTCCCTCCCAGAAATGTTATTTGGCGACAACATCCTGCGCATCCAACACAGCAACGGCTTTGGCATTGAATTCAATGCCATTGATGCCCTAAAGAGAGTAAACAAATCAGAGCACACCGTCAAAGTGGCTTGTGCTCAACAATGGCAGGAGAGCAG AGCTGTTTCTGAACAGTCCCAAGATGTGGTGAGGCCGTATGACTGGACATTCACCACAGATTACAGAGGGACCCTGATTGGAGAGGAAATGCAAATGAAG GTGACTGAGACGACAGAAAGAATTAACTTGGAGAAGCTGAGAGCCCGTGAACAGATCGTGTTCTTTGATGAGATTCTTCTGTTTGAGGACGAACTGCATGACCACGGGGTCTCAATGATAAGTGTGAAAATT AGAGTGATGCCCACCAGTTTCTTCTTGTTGCTGCGGTTTTTCCTACGAGTGGATGGTGTGATGATAAGAATACATGATACCCGACTATATCATGAG GCTGGAAAGAACTACATGTTAAGAGAGTTCTGCAAAAGGGAAAGCAACATAACAGAACTGAAG AGCGTCCCTGCTTCACTCTACACAGATCCTAATGAGATCGCTCAACATTTAACCTTAAAGCTAAGAGAGTGTGAGAAGTTGGAGCTTCCTGAGCAGGAGGCCGTCAATGAAGACCTTCAGTGa
- the tiprl gene encoding TIP41-like protein isoform X1, giving the protein MRLVCQIQEEEKRRRRRRTRKQNSRTQQLSKHRQLHFCLEAADAGLRSTMISHGFRSSKKDFTFGPWRVTTAKNHIMKSKDIERLTEEMNLPSLPEMLFGDNILRIQHSNGFGIEFNAIDALKRVNKSEHTVKVACAQQWQESRAVSEQSQDVVRPYDWTFTTDYRGTLIGEEMQMKVTETTERINLEKLRAREQIVFFDEILLFEDELHDHGVSMISVKIRVMPTSFFLLLRFFLRVDGVMIRIHDTRLYHEAGKNYMLREFCKRESNITELKSVPASLYTDPNEIAQHLTLKLRECEKLELPEQEAVNEDLQ; this is encoded by the exons ATGCGTCTCGTCTGCCaaatacaagaagaagaaaaacgaagaagaagaaggaggacaCGGAAGCAGAATAGTCGTACACAGCAGTTATCCAAACACAGGCAACTACATTTTTGCCTAGAAGCAG cgGATGCCGGCCTTCGATCCACAATGATTTCACATGGTTTTAGGAGCAGCAAAAAGGACTTTACCTTTGGTCCTTGGAGAGTGACGACTGCAAAAAACCATATAATGAAATCCAAAGACATTGAACG ATTAACCGAAGAGATGAATTTACCCTCCCTCCCAGAAATGTTATTTGGCGACAACATCCTGCGCATCCAACACAGCAACGGCTTTGGCATTGAATTCAATGCCATTGATGCCCTAAAGAGAGTAAACAAATCAGAGCACACCGTCAAAGTGGCTTGTGCTCAACAATGGCAGGAGAGCAG AGCTGTTTCTGAACAGTCCCAAGATGTGGTGAGGCCGTATGACTGGACATTCACCACAGATTACAGAGGGACCCTGATTGGAGAGGAAATGCAAATGAAG GTGACTGAGACGACAGAAAGAATTAACTTGGAGAAGCTGAGAGCCCGTGAACAGATCGTGTTCTTTGATGAGATTCTTCTGTTTGAGGACGAACTGCATGACCACGGGGTCTCAATGATAAGTGTGAAAATT AGAGTGATGCCCACCAGTTTCTTCTTGTTGCTGCGGTTTTTCCTACGAGTGGATGGTGTGATGATAAGAATACATGATACCCGACTATATCATGAG GCTGGAAAGAACTACATGTTAAGAGAGTTCTGCAAAAGGGAAAGCAACATAACAGAACTGAAG AGCGTCCCTGCTTCACTCTACACAGATCCTAATGAGATCGCTCAACATTTAACCTTAAAGCTAAGAGAGTGTGAGAAGTTGGAGCTTCCTGAGCAGGAGGCCGTCAATGAAGACCTTCAGTGa